Proteins encoded together in one Cicer arietinum cultivar CDC Frontier isolate Library 1 chromosome 4, Cicar.CDCFrontier_v2.0, whole genome shotgun sequence window:
- the LOC101512946 gene encoding uncharacterized protein isoform X1: MAIASVVVLVAFLLLQQPSSTSSGFLSPSFSPIFDNACNGVNCGKGTCKLFENSTFHFECECDQGWKQTLSSNHVGALEFLPCIIPNYDVCNGVDCGKGTCKPSENSTFPFECECDQGWKQTLDSNNDGDMKFLPCIIPNYNACNGVNCGKGTCKLSENSTFHFECECDQGWKQTLNSNDDGALKFLPCIIPNYDVCNGVDCGKGTCKPSNSTFPFECECDQGWKQTLDSNHDGDLKFLPCIIPNYDVCKEVECGKGTCKASTNSTFSFECECDQGWKQALDSNDNGGLKFLPCIVPNCTMDYSCSKAPSPAPEKARNASDSIFDACHWVDCGGGTCKKTSAFNYTCQCDSGYYNLLNVTSFACFRQCSLGIGCSDLGISMTNSSSPPAPPPALNEDSKNEASSILQGRSLWLVLLIMVMTKIQSHWY; the protein is encoded by the exons ATAACGCGTGCAACGGGGTGAATTGTGGAAAAGGAACATGCAAACTTTTTGAGAATAGTACTTTTCATTTCGAATGTGAGTGTGATCAAGGTTGGAAGCAAACACTTAGTTCCAATCATGTTGGGGCCTTAGAGTTTCTTCCTTGCATCATTCCAAATT ATGATGTGTGCAACGGGGTGGATTGTGGAAAAGGAACGTGTAAACCTTCTGAGAACAGTACTTTTCCTTTTGAATGTGAGTGTGATCAAGGTTGGAAGCAAACTCTTGATTCCAATAATGATGGGGACATGAAGTTTCTTCCCTGCATCATTCCTAATT ATAATGCGTGCAACGGGGTGAATTGTGGAAAAGGAACATGCAAACTTTCTGAGAATAGTACTTTTCATTTTGAATGTGAGTGTGATCAAGGTTGGAAGCAAACACTTAATTCCAATGATGATGGTGCCTTGAAGTTTCTTCCTTGCATCATTCCTAATT atGATGTGTGCAACGGGGTGGATTGTGGAAAAGGAACATGCAAACCTTCCAACAGTACTTTTCCTTTTGAATGTGAGTGTGATCAAGGTTGGAAGCAAACTCTTGATTCTAATCATGATGGGGACTTGAAGTTTCTTCCTTGCATCATTCCTAATT ATGATGTGTGCAAGGAAGTGGAGTGTGGAAAAGGAACATGCAAAGCTTCTACAAATAGtactttttcttttgaatgTGAGTGTGATCAAGGTTGGAAGCAAGCTCTTGATTCCAATGATAATGGGGGTTTGAAGTTTCTTCCTTGCATCGTTCCTAATT gTACTATGGACTACTCTTGCTCAAAAGCTCCTTCCCCTGCTCCAGAAAAAGCAAGAAATGCTAGTGACTCAATATTTGATG CTTGCCATTGGGTTGATTGTGGAGGTGGCACATGCAAGAAGACATCAGCATTCAACTATACTTGTCAATGTGATTCAGGCTATTACAATCTCCTCAATGTCACTTCCTTTGCTTGCTTCAGGCAAT gtTCTCTTGGCATAGGATGCTCTGACCTTGGAATATCAATGACAAACTCATCATCACCTCCTGCACCACCACCTGCATTGAATGAGGATAGTAAGAATGAGG CTAGTTCAATTCTACAAGGAAGATCCCTTTGGTTGGTCTTGCTGATTATGGTCATGACAAAGATACAGAGTCATTGGTATTAG
- the LOC101512946 gene encoding uncharacterized protein isoform X2 yields MAIASVVVLVAFLLLQQPSSTSSGFLSPSFSPIFDDVCNGVDCGKGTCKPSENSTFPFECECDQGWKQTLDSNNDGDMKFLPCIIPNYNACNGVNCGKGTCKLSENSTFHFECECDQGWKQTLNSNDDGALKFLPCIIPNYDVCNGVDCGKGTCKPSNSTFPFECECDQGWKQTLDSNHDGDLKFLPCIIPNYDVCKEVECGKGTCKASTNSTFSFECECDQGWKQALDSNDNGGLKFLPCIVPNCTMDYSCSKAPSPAPEKARNASDSIFDACHWVDCGGGTCKKTSAFNYTCQCDSGYYNLLNVTSFACFRQCSLGIGCSDLGISMTNSSSPPAPPPALNEDSKNEASSILQGRSLWLVLLIMVMTKIQSHWY; encoded by the exons ATGATGTGTGCAACGGGGTGGATTGTGGAAAAGGAACGTGTAAACCTTCTGAGAACAGTACTTTTCCTTTTGAATGTGAGTGTGATCAAGGTTGGAAGCAAACTCTTGATTCCAATAATGATGGGGACATGAAGTTTCTTCCCTGCATCATTCCTAATT ATAATGCGTGCAACGGGGTGAATTGTGGAAAAGGAACATGCAAACTTTCTGAGAATAGTACTTTTCATTTTGAATGTGAGTGTGATCAAGGTTGGAAGCAAACACTTAATTCCAATGATGATGGTGCCTTGAAGTTTCTTCCTTGCATCATTCCTAATT atGATGTGTGCAACGGGGTGGATTGTGGAAAAGGAACATGCAAACCTTCCAACAGTACTTTTCCTTTTGAATGTGAGTGTGATCAAGGTTGGAAGCAAACTCTTGATTCTAATCATGATGGGGACTTGAAGTTTCTTCCTTGCATCATTCCTAATT ATGATGTGTGCAAGGAAGTGGAGTGTGGAAAAGGAACATGCAAAGCTTCTACAAATAGtactttttcttttgaatgTGAGTGTGATCAAGGTTGGAAGCAAGCTCTTGATTCCAATGATAATGGGGGTTTGAAGTTTCTTCCTTGCATCGTTCCTAATT gTACTATGGACTACTCTTGCTCAAAAGCTCCTTCCCCTGCTCCAGAAAAAGCAAGAAATGCTAGTGACTCAATATTTGATG CTTGCCATTGGGTTGATTGTGGAGGTGGCACATGCAAGAAGACATCAGCATTCAACTATACTTGTCAATGTGATTCAGGCTATTACAATCTCCTCAATGTCACTTCCTTTGCTTGCTTCAGGCAAT gtTCTCTTGGCATAGGATGCTCTGACCTTGGAATATCAATGACAAACTCATCATCACCTCCTGCACCACCACCTGCATTGAATGAGGATAGTAAGAATGAGG CTAGTTCAATTCTACAAGGAAGATCCCTTTGGTTGGTCTTGCTGATTATGGTCATGACAAAGATACAGAGTCATTGGTATTAG